A genomic region of Chryseobacterium sp. KACC 21268 contains the following coding sequences:
- the leuC gene encoding 3-isopropylmalate dehydratase large subunit, translating to MSQRKTLFDKVWDAHVVETVPDGPQVIYIDKHLIHEVTSPQAFAELEARGLEVFRPNQIVATADHNVPTLGQELPIRDELSRTQVQQLTENCEKNNIELYGLGHQYQGIVHIIAPELGITQPGMSIVCGDSHTSTHGAFGAIAFGIGTSQVAQVFASQCLLMNKPKSMRVSVNGKLNKDVQPKDVILYIISKVGTDSGTGYFCEYAGNVFEEMSMEGRMTVCNMSIEMGARGGMIAPDETTFNYLKDKTFAPKGEEWTEKVEYWKTLKSDSDAVFDKEFEFLAEDIRPMITYGTNPGMGISIDSKIPTAQNESEEKALKYMGLDAGQSTSDIKVNYVFIGSCTNARIEDFRSAATYVKGKQKAENIVAWLVPGSQKVAKQIYEEGLDKVFNDAGFQIRQPGCSACLAMNDDKIPEGEYCVSTSNRNFEGRQGQGARTLLASPLTAAKVAVEGRIPAFENLN from the coding sequence ATGAGCCAAAGAAAAACACTATTTGATAAAGTTTGGGATGCACACGTTGTAGAAACCGTTCCAGATGGACCTCAGGTGATTTATATCGACAAACATTTGATTCACGAAGTGACGAGTCCACAGGCTTTTGCGGAATTGGAAGCAAGAGGTTTGGAAGTTTTTCGTCCGAATCAGATTGTGGCGACTGCCGACCACAACGTTCCGACTTTGGGACAGGAATTACCCATCAGAGACGAATTATCGAGAACGCAGGTTCAGCAATTGACAGAAAATTGCGAAAAAAATAACATCGAGTTGTACGGACTTGGTCATCAATATCAGGGAATCGTTCACATCATCGCACCGGAATTGGGAATCACACAACCTGGAATGAGCATTGTTTGTGGCGACAGTCATACTTCAACACACGGCGCTTTTGGTGCCATTGCTTTTGGAATCGGAACAAGTCAAGTCGCACAGGTTTTTGCAAGTCAGTGTTTATTGATGAACAAACCAAAGTCGATGCGGGTTTCTGTAAATGGAAAACTGAATAAAGATGTTCAGCCCAAAGATGTGATTCTCTATATTATTTCGAAAGTCGGCACAGATTCCGGAACGGGATATTTCTGTGAATATGCAGGAAATGTCTTCGAAGAAATGTCGATGGAAGGTAGAATGACAGTTTGTAATATGAGCATCGAAATGGGAGCACGAGGCGGAATGATTGCGCCAGACGAAACTACTTTCAATTATTTAAAAGATAAAACTTTCGCACCAAAAGGAGAAGAATGGACTGAAAAAGTCGAATATTGGAAAACCTTAAAATCCGATTCCGACGCTGTTTTCGATAAGGAATTTGAATTCTTAGCGGAAGATATTCGTCCAATGATAACTTACGGAACAAACCCTGGAATGGGAATTTCCATCGATTCTAAAATTCCGACAGCTCAAAACGAATCCGAGGAAAAAGCTTTGAAATATATGGGACTTGATGCAGGACAATCAACGTCAGACATCAAAGTAAATTATGTGTTCATCGGAAGTTGCACCAACGCAAGGATTGAGGATTTCCGTTCTGCTGCAACTTATGTCAAAGGAAAGCAAAAAGCTGAAAATATTGTGGCTTGGCTGGTTCCGGGTTCACAAAAAGTCGCGAAACAAATCTATGAGGAAGGTTTGGATAAAGTCTTTAACGATGCAGGTTTTCAAATCCGCCAGCCTGGATGCTCCGCTTGTCTCGCAATGAATGATGATAAAATCCCCGAAGGCGAATATTGCGTTTCCACGTCCAACAGAAACTTCGAAGGCCGACAAGGTCAAGGCGCAAGAACACTTTTGGCAAGTCCGTTAACCGCGGCTAAAGTTGCTGTGGAAGGTAGAATCCCTGCTTTTGAAAATCTGAATTAA
- a CDS encoding 2-isopropylmalate synthase gives MNPEKIEIFDTTLRDGEQVPGCKLNTEQKIIIAEKLDFLGVDIIEAGFPISSPGDFQSVQEISKIVKYAKVCGLTRANKKDIEVAAEALKHAKRPRIHTGIGTSDSHIRFKFNSTREQVLERAIEAVKYAKNFVDDVEFYAEDAGRTDNDFLAKVCEEVIKAGATVLNIPDTTGYCLPEEYGRKIKYLRENVKDIDKAILSCHCHNDLGMATANSISGIINGARQIECTINGLGERAGNTALEEVVMIIKQHPDLNFFTDINSKMLNEMSCLVSEMMGMPVQPNKAIVGANAFAHSSGIHQDGVIKNRETYEIIDPREVGINESSIVLTARSGRSALAYRFKNIGFDVTKVELDFLYQEFLKIADTKKEVNNDDLSFMMKSFNQKIG, from the coding sequence ATGAATCCGGAAAAAATTGAAATTTTTGATACGACGTTGAGAGATGGTGAGCAGGTTCCCGGATGTAAACTCAATACAGAACAAAAAATAATCATCGCCGAGAAACTCGATTTTCTTGGTGTTGATATTATCGAAGCTGGTTTTCCAATTTCAAGTCCAGGTGATTTCCAGTCTGTACAGGAGATTTCAAAAATCGTAAAATATGCGAAAGTTTGCGGATTGACGAGAGCCAACAAAAAAGATATTGAAGTCGCTGCAGAAGCTCTAAAACATGCGAAAAGACCAAGAATCCACACCGGAATTGGGACATCTGATTCTCATATTAGATTCAAATTCAATTCTACGAGAGAGCAGGTTTTGGAACGTGCAATCGAAGCGGTGAAATATGCAAAGAATTTTGTAGATGATGTTGAGTTCTATGCTGAAGATGCAGGAAGAACTGATAATGATTTCCTTGCTAAAGTCTGTGAAGAAGTAATTAAAGCCGGCGCAACGGTTCTTAATATTCCTGACACAACTGGTTATTGTCTGCCCGAAGAATACGGCCGAAAAATAAAATATCTGAGAGAAAATGTAAAAGATATTGACAAAGCAATCTTGTCTTGCCACTGTCACAATGACCTTGGAATGGCAACAGCAAATTCAATTTCAGGAATCATCAACGGTGCCAGACAAATCGAATGTACGATTAACGGACTTGGCGAACGTGCCGGAAATACGGCTTTGGAAGAAGTCGTGATGATTATAAAACAACATCCTGACCTTAATTTCTTCACCGATATCAACTCCAAAATGCTGAACGAGATGAGTTGTTTGGTTTCAGAAATGATGGGAATGCCGGTTCAACCAAACAAGGCAATCGTTGGTGCGAATGCATTTGCACACAGTTCCGGAATTCATCAGGATGGCGTTATCAAAAATAGAGAAACCTACGAAATCATCGACCCTAGAGAAGTCGGAATCAATGAGTCTTCCATTGTTTTGACCGCAAGAAGTGGACGTTCTGCTTTGGCCTATCGATTCAAAAATATCGGCTTTGATGTGACAAAAGTGGAATTGGACTTTTTGTATCAAGAGTTTTTGAAAATCGCTGATACCAAAAAAGAAGTTAATAATGATGATTTAAGCTTTATGATGAAATCATTTAATCAAAAAATTGGATAG
- the leuB gene encoding 3-isopropylmalate dehydrogenase, whose translation MSKNYKIAVLPGDGIGPEVTNESVKVLKVIGEAYQYNFQFDYGVMGAEAIYQTGNPLPDETLELCKNSDAVLFGAIGDPAFDNNPDAKVRPEQGLLKLRKELGLFANIRPIKTYASLIKKSPLKREIVEGTDIQIYRELISGIYFGEKFTEENGDYAYDVCKYSKEEIIGIAHLAFQDAQKRKKKLTLIDKANVLDTSRLWRKIVKEITLEYPDVKVDFMFVDNAAMQMILNPKQFDVILTENMFGDIISDEASVIGGSIGLLPSASIGKDNALFEPIHGSYPQAKGKGIANPIASILSAAMMLDHLELTQAANKLRESVENAIESRYVTIDLNPDINYSTSEVGDFIADYIRFSERSYYNHENVQLGKSTIV comes from the coding sequence ATGAGCAAGAATTATAAAATAGCAGTTTTGCCAGGCGATGGCATCGGTCCGGAAGTGACCAACGAAAGTGTGAAAGTCTTGAAAGTAATTGGTGAAGCCTATCAATACAATTTCCAATTCGATTATGGCGTGATGGGCGCTGAAGCGATTTATCAAACAGGAAATCCTTTGCCAGACGAAACTTTGGAATTATGCAAAAACTCCGATGCTGTTCTATTTGGCGCAATCGGCGACCCGGCTTTTGATAACAATCCTGACGCGAAAGTTCGTCCAGAACAAGGTTTGTTGAAATTAAGAAAAGAATTGGGATTATTCGCCAACATTAGGCCAATCAAAACTTACGCTTCATTAATCAAAAAAAGTCCTTTGAAAAGAGAAATCGTCGAAGGAACGGATATTCAAATCTATCGGGAGTTGATTAGCGGGATTTACTTTGGAGAAAAATTTACTGAGGAAAACGGTGATTACGCTTACGATGTTTGCAAATATTCCAAAGAAGAAATTATAGGAATTGCACATTTAGCTTTTCAAGACGCTCAGAAAAGAAAGAAAAAACTAACCTTGATTGACAAAGCCAACGTTCTAGACACATCCAGACTTTGGAGAAAAATCGTGAAAGAAATTACTTTGGAATATCCAGATGTCAAAGTGGATTTTATGTTCGTAGATAACGCTGCAATGCAGATGATTCTGAATCCAAAACAGTTCGATGTTATTCTGACAGAAAATATGTTTGGCGATATCATTTCCGACGAAGCCAGCGTGATTGGCGGTTCCATCGGTTTATTGCCTTCCGCATCAATTGGGAAGGACAACGCTCTTTTCGAACCTATCCACGGTTCTTATCCTCAAGCGAAAGGAAAAGGAATTGCCAATCCAATCGCTTCCATCCTAAGTGCCGCAATGATGCTCGACCATTTGGAACTGACACAAGCAGCGAATAAATTAAGAGAAAGCGTGGAAAATGCCATCGAAAGCAGATATGTGACGATTGACCTGAATCCAGATATCAATTACTCGACCAGTGAAGTAGGAGATTTCATCGCAGATTACATTCGTTTTTCGGAAAGGTCTTATTATAATCACGAAAATGTTCAATTAGGAAAATCCACAATTGTTTAA
- the leuD gene encoding 3-isopropylmalate dehydratase small subunit produces the protein MQKLVLIKSQAVPLPSENIDTDQIIPARFLKSISKEGFGENLFRDWRYNVHTNEPNPDFVLNNPKYSGEILVAGNNFGCGSSREHAAWSLTDYGFKVVVSSYFADIFKGNALNNGLLPVKVSEDYLKNLMETITQNPSTQITVDVEKQTISFNYKTESFELDSYKKICLINGYDDIDFLTSKKEAIQKFEQKTQKVYEQEL, from the coding sequence ATGCAAAAATTAGTTTTAATAAAATCTCAGGCCGTTCCGTTGCCGAGCGAAAATATAGATACCGACCAGATTATTCCGGCGCGTTTCCTCAAAAGTATCAGCAAAGAAGGTTTCGGTGAAAATCTTTTCAGAGATTGGCGGTATAATGTTCACACGAATGAACCCAATCCAGATTTTGTTTTAAATAATCCTAAATATTCCGGCGAAATTCTGGTTGCAGGAAATAACTTCGGATGCGGAAGCAGTAGAGAGCACGCGGCTTGGTCGTTGACAGATTATGGATTCAAAGTGGTGGTGTCAAGTTATTTTGCTGATATTTTTAAAGGTAATGCACTTAATAATGGACTTCTTCCAGTGAAAGTTTCTGAGGATTATCTTAAAAATTTAATGGAAACTATTACGCAAAATCCTTCAACTCAAATTACGGTTGATGTCGAAAAACAGACAATTTCATTCAATTACAAAACAGAAAGTTTCGAGTTGGATTCTTACAAAAAAATATGCCTGATAAACGGCTACGACGATATTGATTTTTTAACGAGTAAAAAAGAAGCGATTCAGAAATTTGAACAAAAAACACAGAAAGTATATGAGCAAGAATTATAA
- the rpmI gene encoding 50S ribosomal protein L35 has product MPKLKTKSGAKKRFALTGTGKIKRKGAFKSHILTKKETKQKRNLTQTSYVAEVDKKSVLRQLALK; this is encoded by the coding sequence ATGCCAAAATTAAAAACGAAATCAGGTGCTAAAAAGCGTTTTGCTCTTACCGGAACCGGAAAGATCAAAAGAAAAGGTGCTTTCAAAAGCCACATCTTGACAAAGAAAGAAACTAAGCAAAAGAGAAATCTAACGCAAACTTCTTACGTTGCAGAAGTGGACAAGAAAAGTGTACTACGTCAATTAGCGTTAAAGTAG
- the thrS gene encoding threonine--tRNA ligase, protein MLKITLPDGSIREYEGAVTPLQVAQSISDGLARNTISAVVNGKQTEVDTTITEDSTVQLLTWNDDMGKKAFWHSSAHLLAQAIMEFYPEAKLTIGPAIANGFYYDVDFGGEPLSEKDFEKLEKKILENAKKNSTFNLREVSKADALKEYADNPFKTELIENLPDGEITFVTHDNFTDLCRGGHIPSTGIVKAVKILNAAGAYWRGDEKNPQLTRVYGVSFPKQKELTEYLERLEEAKRRDHRKLGKELGIFAFSEKVGAGLPLWLPKGAALRKKLEEFLSKAQKKQGYEFVISPHIGAKELYITSGHWEKYGEDSFQPIKTPNEGEEFLLKPMNCPHHCEIYKAQQWSYKDLPKRYAEFGTVYRYEQSGELHGLTRVRGFTQDDAHLFCTPDQLLQEFEKVIDLVLYVFGSLGFADFTAQISLRDKENREKYIGSDENWEKAENAIVTAAKAKGLKTVTEYGEAAFYGPKLDFMVKDALGRSWQLGTIQVDYNLPERFDLWYNGSDNEKHRPVMIHRAPFGSMERFIAILIENTAGDFPLWLSPEQFTILPISEKYSDYAKKVSESLEIHDICGLIDDRNEKTGKKIRDAELKKLPFMLIVGENEENNGTISVRRRGEGDLGEMKVEDFISYFKEQAKPAFELGANQ, encoded by the coding sequence ATGCTAAAAATTACTCTTCCTGATGGCAGCATCAGAGAATATGAAGGAGCAGTTACTCCACTACAAGTTGCACAAAGTATCAGTGACGGTTTGGCAAGAAACACCATTTCTGCCGTCGTAAACGGAAAACAGACAGAAGTAGACACCACGATAACGGAGGATTCTACAGTGCAGCTACTGACGTGGAATGACGATATGGGAAAAAAAGCATTCTGGCATTCGTCCGCTCACCTGCTGGCTCAGGCTATTATGGAATTTTATCCAGAAGCTAAGCTGACAATCGGGCCTGCAATTGCTAATGGATTCTATTATGATGTAGATTTCGGTGGAGAACCTTTGTCTGAAAAAGATTTCGAAAAGTTGGAAAAGAAAATCTTAGAAAATGCTAAGAAAAATTCGACTTTCAACCTTCGTGAAGTTTCCAAAGCTGACGCATTGAAGGAATATGCAGACAATCCTTTCAAAACTGAATTGATTGAAAATCTGCCTGATGGCGAAATCACTTTCGTGACACACGATAACTTTACAGACCTTTGTAGAGGTGGACACATCCCATCAACAGGAATCGTAAAAGCTGTAAAAATATTGAACGCAGCTGGCGCTTACTGGAGAGGTGACGAGAAAAATCCACAGCTGACAAGAGTTTACGGCGTTTCTTTCCCTAAACAAAAAGAGCTGACAGAATATCTTGAAAGACTTGAAGAAGCAAAAAGAAGAGACCACAGAAAACTAGGTAAAGAATTGGGGATTTTTGCATTCTCAGAAAAAGTTGGTGCCGGACTTCCACTTTGGTTGCCAAAAGGTGCTGCGCTTAGAAAAAAATTAGAAGAATTCCTTTCCAAAGCTCAGAAAAAACAAGGTTACGAATTCGTAATTTCTCCGCACATTGGAGCTAAAGAATTATATATCACTTCAGGACATTGGGAAAAATATGGCGAGGACAGTTTCCAGCCAATCAAAACACCGAATGAAGGGGAAGAATTTTTATTAAAACCAATGAACTGCCCGCACCACTGCGAGATTTACAAAGCGCAACAATGGTCTTACAAAGATTTGCCGAAGCGTTATGCAGAATTCGGGACAGTTTACAGATATGAGCAATCTGGAGAATTACACGGTTTGACGAGAGTTCGTGGATTTACTCAAGATGATGCGCACCTTTTCTGTACACCAGACCAATTGTTACAGGAATTCGAAAAAGTGATTGACCTTGTCCTTTATGTTTTCGGTTCGCTTGGATTTGCTGATTTTACAGCTCAAATTTCATTAAGAGACAAAGAAAACAGAGAAAAATACATCGGTTCCGATGAGAACTGGGAGAAGGCAGAAAACGCCATCGTAACCGCTGCAAAAGCAAAAGGCTTGAAAACTGTAACCGAATATGGCGAAGCGGCTTTCTATGGTCCGAAGCTTGACTTTATGGTAAAAGATGCGTTGGGAAGAAGCTGGCAGTTGGGAACAATCCAGGTAGATTACAATTTACCGGAGAGATTTGACCTTTGGTACAACGGAAGCGACAACGAGAAGCACAGACCTGTGATGATTCACAGAGCGCCGTTTGGTTCTATGGAGCGATTCATTGCGATATTGATTGAAAATACAGCGGGCGATTTCCCACTTTGGTTGAGTCCGGAACAGTTTACTATTTTGCCAATCAGTGAAAAATATTCAGATTATGCAAAAAAAGTTTCAGAATCATTGGAAATTCACGATATTTGCGGATTGATAGACGACAGAAACGAAAAAACGGGTAAGAAAATCCGTGATGCCGAATTGAAAAAGTTACCATTTATGCTTATTGTAGGTGAGAACGAAGAAAACAACGGCACAATTTCTGTAAGAAGAAGAGGCGAAGGCGATTTGGGAGAAATGAAAGTAGAAGACTTCATCTCTTATTTCAAAGAGCAGGCAAAACCGGCATTTGAATTGGGAGCAAACCAATAA
- the infC gene encoding translation initiation factor IF-3 encodes MRRPVQEDLHQINGKIRANEVRLVGDNVEPGVYPLSKALEIAREQELDLVVISDKAEPYISRILDYKKFLYEQKKKTKELKAKQIKVVVKEIRFGPQTDDHDYDFKKKHAEKFLEEGSKLKTYVFFKGRSIIFKDQGEILLLKLAQDLEHVGKVDQLPKLEGKRMIMMMSPKKPAK; translated from the coding sequence ATGAGACGTCCAGTCCAAGAAGACCTCCATCAAATCAACGGAAAAATTCGTGCAAACGAAGTACGTCTTGTTGGTGACAACGTAGAACCAGGCGTTTATCCGTTATCAAAAGCTTTAGAAATTGCAAGAGAGCAAGAGCTTGACCTTGTGGTAATTTCTGACAAAGCTGAGCCTTACATTTCTCGTATCCTTGATTATAAAAAATTCTTGTACGAGCAAAAGAAAAAAACCAAGGAGCTAAAAGCGAAGCAGATAAAAGTAGTTGTAAAAGAAATCAGATTTGGTCCTCAGACCGATGACCACGATTATGACTTCAAGAAAAAGCACGCTGAGAAATTCTTGGAAGAAGGTTCAAAACTGAAAACCTATGTTTTCTTCAAAGGTCGTTCTATCATCTTCAAAGACCAAGGAGAGATCCTTCTTTTGAAACTTGCCCAGGATTTGGAGCACGTGGGGAAAGTAGACCAGCTTCCTAAGCTTGAAGGAAAAAGAATGATCATGATGATGAGCCCTAAAAAGCCTGCTAAATAA